The following are encoded in a window of Peromyscus leucopus breed LL Stock chromosome X, UCI_PerLeu_2.1, whole genome shotgun sequence genomic DNA:
- the LOC114704608 gene encoding CDGSH iron-sulfur domain-containing protein 3, mitochondrial-like — translation MGFQHPLFSTDFIFLFPNHICWPASSKLCQRWEISSWLARWFPKEPAKPVVAQKTPIKLELVAGKTYRWCVCGRSKKQQFRDGSHFFQCTGLWLLKFKAQETHSGSMYLQGHQHPPYCDSTHKREQVQKAEVGSWL, via the coding sequence ATGGGCTTCCAGCATCCTCTCTTCtccactgattttatttttctatttccaaatCACATCTGCTGGCCTGCCTCGTCGAAGCTGTGCCAGAGGTGGGAAATCTCCTCTTGGCTGGCCCGATGGTTCCCCAAAGAACCAGCCAAGCCCGTGGTGGCACAGAAAACACCCATCAAGTTGGAGCTTGTTGCCGGGAAAACCTACAGATGGTGTGTATGTGGCCGAAGTAAGAAGCAACAGTTCCGTGATGGCTCCCACTTCTTCCAGTGCACTGGCCTTTGGCTACTCAAGTTCAAGGCCCAAGAGACCCACAGTGGCTCTATGTACCTACAAGGCCACCAGCATCCTCCTTACTGTGACAGTACCCACAAGAGGGAGCAGGTACAGAAAGCAGAAGTGGGCTCCTGGCTCTGA